In [Clostridium] cellulosi, one genomic interval encodes:
- a CDS encoding hypothetical protein (High confidence in function and specificity) — MIRDNRIYYDFHLHSCLSPCGDKDMTPNNIVNMAKLKGLGAIALTDHNTCGNCEATMQVGERTGLTVLPGMELCTSEDIHVVCLFKTLDGALQFEKEVKKTLPKIKNRPEIFGEQLILDDMDNTIGQEETLLINASGISVDNALYLARQFGGTAFPAHADKIANGIIGILGAIPPEAGFKTVELSLNCDKDSFLKSNPYLRNFRILRDSDAHYLWDISESKYFLQNVCNDRTSIIDFIDKNND, encoded by the coding sequence ATGATACGTGATAACCGAATCTATTATGATTTCCACCTCCATTCATGCCTTTCGCCGTGCGGCGACAAGGATATGACACCGAATAACATTGTAAATATGGCAAAACTAAAAGGGCTCGGCGCAATAGCTTTGACTGACCACAACACCTGCGGCAACTGTGAAGCAACGATGCAGGTCGGCGAAAGGACAGGTCTTACGGTTTTGCCTGGAATGGAGCTTTGCACAAGTGAGGATATTCATGTCGTATGCCTGTTCAAAACGCTTGATGGAGCGCTCCAATTTGAAAAAGAAGTGAAAAAGACACTGCCCAAAATAAAAAACCGGCCTGAAATCTTCGGTGAGCAGTTGATTCTCGATGATATGGACAATACGATAGGTCAAGAGGAAACGCTGCTTATAAACGCCAGTGGAATAAGCGTTGACAATGCTCTTTACTTAGCCAGACAGTTTGGGGGAACCGCTTTTCCAGCTCACGCAGACAAGATTGCCAACGGCATAATCGGCATACTGGGTGCGATACCGCCGGAGGCAGGTTTTAAAACAGTGGAGCTTTCGCTGAACTGCGATAAGGACAGTTTCTTGAAATCGAACCCTTATCTTCGGAATTTTCGCATTCTCCGTGATTCGGACGCCCACTATCTTTGGGACATCAGTGAAAGTAAATACTTTCTTCAGAATGTTTGCAATGACAGAACGAGTATTATTGATTTCATTGACAAAAACAATGATTAA
- a CDS encoding hypothetical protein (High confidence in function and specificity), with translation MQKRKTTVPFKGTKEQEERLYKVIEELKNEKGALMPILQKAQEIYGYLPIEVQEIIAESLDIPLEKVYGVASFYAQFTLNPKGKYSISVCLGTACYVKGSQQVLNRISEKLHIQPGEVTPDGKFSLDATRCIGACGLAPVMMINDDVYGRLVPDDVDKILEKYN, from the coding sequence ATGCAAAAACGCAAAACGACCGTGCCTTTCAAGGGCACGAAGGAGCAGGAGGAGCGTCTTTACAAGGTTATTGAAGAGTTAAAGAACGAAAAAGGCGCGCTCATGCCGATTCTTCAGAAAGCTCAAGAAATCTATGGCTATCTTCCGATTGAGGTTCAAGAGATAATTGCGGAAAGCTTGGATATTCCCCTTGAAAAAGTCTATGGAGTTGCCAGTTTTTACGCGCAGTTTACATTGAATCCGAAAGGGAAATATAGTATTTCTGTCTGCCTCGGAACGGCCTGCTATGTAAAAGGCTCACAGCAGGTGCTCAACCGCATCAGTGAGAAGTTACATATCCAGCCGGGCGAGGTTACACCAGACGGAAAGTTTTCGCTTGACGCAACCCGCTGTATTGGTGCATGCGGACTTGCTCCGGTTATGATGATAAACGACGATGTCTACGGAAGACTGGTTCCGGATGATGTCGATAAGATACTTGAGAAATACAACTAA
- a CDS encoding hypothetical protein (High confidence in function and specificity), producing the protein MQEISLNIIDLAQNSIAAKADLIEISVEESHKDDTLTVTIVDNGSGMSQEQLKSVTDPFYTTRTTRKVGLGVPFFKMAAEMSGGSFEISSEPGKGTRICGVFGLSHIDRMPLGDINETISMLIYCNPDIDFVYKRRRDEKSFTLDTRELRKVLQGVALNTNEVILWIKDFLREGEAEIQ; encoded by the coding sequence ATGCAGGAAATATCGCTGAATATTATTGATCTCGCGCAAAATTCTATTGCGGCAAAGGCGGATCTTATTGAGATTTCAGTTGAAGAGTCGCATAAAGACGATACCTTAACTGTGACAATTGTTGATAACGGCAGCGGAATGTCACAAGAGCAGCTTAAATCGGTAACAGATCCGTTTTATACGACGCGGACAACGCGTAAGGTAGGTCTTGGAGTGCCGTTTTTCAAGATGGCGGCAGAAATGTCCGGCGGTAGTTTTGAAATCAGTTCAGAGCCGGGTAAAGGAACCCGGATATGCGGTGTTTTCGGGCTTTCACACATTGACCGCATGCCGCTCGGAGACATCAATGAAACAATATCAATGCTGATTTACTGCAACCCGGATATAGATTTTGTTTACAAAAGGCGCCGTGATGAAAAGAGTTTTACCCTTGATACTCGTGAACTAAGGAAAGTATTGCAGGGTGTGGCACTAAATACAAACGAAGTAATCCTTTGGATAAAGGATTTTTTGCGCGAAGGTGAAGCTGAGATTCAGTGA
- a CDS encoding hypothetical protein (High confidence in function and specificity), which produces MKTLAELEEIRKKMQSKVNIREHGSNVTRIVVGMATCGIAAGARPVLNKIAEEVAKRNLKDVIVTQTGCIGICQYEPVVEVYVPGQEKVTYVKMTPEKAVRMVNDHIVNGNVVYEYTIGAVAK; this is translated from the coding sequence GTGAAAACTCTTGCTGAGCTTGAGGAAATCAGAAAAAAGATGCAAAGCAAAGTCAACATAAGAGAACACGGCTCTAACGTTACCCGCATAGTGGTCGGCATGGCAACATGCGGTATCGCTGCCGGAGCTCGTCCTGTTCTTAATAAGATTGCCGAGGAAGTCGCAAAAAGAAACCTTAAGGATGTTATTGTTACTCAGACAGGCTGCATCGGCATCTGCCAGTATGAGCCTGTAGTTGAGGTTTATGTACCTGGACAAGAGAAGGTCACATATGTCAAAATGACGCCCGAGAAAGCAGTTAGAATGGTTAACGATCATATTGTCAACGGCAACGTAGTTTATGAATACACAATCGGCGCGGTCGCAAAATAA
- the hndC gene encoding NADP-reducing hydrogenase subunit HndC (High confidence in function and specificity), producing the protein MIRSHVLVCGGTGCTSSGSEQIIKTFESEIEKNGLSDEVKVVRTGCFGLCELGPVVIVYPEGAFYSRVTTEDVSEIVSEHLLKGRIVKRLLYHETIDEGNKVKSLNETPFYKKQMRRALRNCGVINPEDIDEYIARDGYKALGKVLTEMTPEEVIDVVLKSGLRGRGGAGFPTGRKWQLARMNDADQKYVCCNADEGDPGAFMDRSVLEGDPHSVLEAMAIAGYAIGANQGYIYVRAEYPIAIKRLSIAIEQAHEYGLLGKNIFNTGFDFDIGLRLGAGAFVCGEETALMTSIEGHRGEPHPRPPFPAVKGLFGKPTLLNNVETYANIPQIILNGPEWFASVGTEKSKGTKVFALGGKIKHTGLVEIPMGTTLREIVEEIGGGVPNGKKFKAAQTGGPSGGCIPASLIDTPIDYDQLISIGSMMGSGGLIVMDEDTCMVDIAKFFLEFTVDESCGKCTPCRIGTRRLLEMLNKITSGKGEPGDIEKLEELCHYIKDNALCGLGQTAPNPVLSTLRYFRDEYEAHVNEKKCPAGVCKDLLSYVIDPDKCKGCTLCARNCPAGAITGTVKKPHVIDKSKCIKCGVCQQKCKFGAVLKK; encoded by the coding sequence ATGATACGCTCACATGTCCTTGTCTGCGGCGGTACCGGATGTACATCTTCTGGCAGCGAGCAGATAATAAAAACATTTGAAAGTGAAATAGAAAAAAACGGGCTTTCCGATGAAGTAAAGGTTGTAAGAACCGGTTGCTTCGGATTATGTGAATTAGGCCCGGTTGTTATCGTTTATCCTGAAGGTGCATTTTACAGCAGGGTAACAACAGAAGACGTCAGCGAAATTGTTTCAGAACATTTGCTGAAAGGCCGTATTGTCAAGAGACTTCTCTATCATGAGACAATCGATGAAGGCAATAAAGTCAAATCCCTCAACGAGACTCCGTTTTACAAAAAGCAGATGCGCCGCGCGCTTCGCAACTGCGGTGTAATCAACCCTGAAGATATTGACGAATACATAGCGAGGGACGGATACAAGGCGCTCGGAAAAGTGCTCACCGAGATGACTCCGGAAGAGGTTATCGATGTAGTTCTGAAATCCGGTCTCCGCGGACGCGGCGGTGCTGGTTTCCCGACTGGCCGCAAATGGCAGCTTGCCCGCATGAATGACGCAGATCAGAAATATGTTTGCTGCAATGCTGACGAAGGCGACCCGGGTGCATTTATGGACCGTTCAGTTCTCGAAGGCGACCCGCACTCTGTCCTTGAAGCTATGGCGATCGCTGGTTATGCAATCGGCGCAAATCAGGGTTACATCTATGTCCGTGCTGAGTACCCGATTGCTATTAAGAGACTGAGCATAGCTATCGAGCAGGCACATGAATATGGACTGCTTGGCAAGAACATATTCAACACCGGTTTTGATTTTGATATTGGCCTTAGACTCGGCGCAGGCGCTTTTGTCTGCGGTGAAGAGACAGCCCTTATGACTTCAATTGAAGGTCACCGCGGCGAACCGCATCCACGTCCTCCCTTCCCGGCTGTCAAAGGACTGTTCGGCAAGCCGACACTCCTCAACAACGTCGAGACCTATGCTAACATCCCGCAGATTATTCTCAATGGTCCAGAATGGTTCGCTTCTGTCGGTACAGAAAAATCAAAGGGCACAAAGGTTTTTGCTCTCGGTGGTAAGATTAAGCATACGGGACTTGTTGAAATCCCGATGGGTACAACTTTGCGTGAAATCGTAGAAGAAATAGGCGGCGGCGTTCCGAACGGCAAGAAGTTCAAGGCTGCTCAGACAGGCGGTCCTTCCGGCGGATGCATTCCTGCTTCACTCATAGATACACCAATTGATTACGACCAGCTTATTTCTATCGGTTCAATGATGGGTTCAGGTGGACTTATCGTTATGGACGAGGACACCTGCATGGTCGATATCGCGAAGTTCTTCCTTGAATTCACGGTTGATGAGTCTTGTGGTAAGTGCACACCTTGCCGTATCGGTACAAGGCGTCTCCTCGAAATGCTTAACAAGATAACTTCCGGTAAGGGTGAGCCTGGAGACATCGAAAAGCTCGAAGAGCTTTGCCATTACATTAAAGATAACGCACTCTGCGGACTTGGACAGACAGCTCCTAACCCGGTGCTTTCTACTCTGAGATATTTCCGCGACGAGTACGAGGCTCATGTTAATGAGAAAAAGTGCCCGGCGGGAGTCTGCAAGGATCTCCTTTCCTATGTAATCGATCCTGATAAGTGCAAAGGCTGCACACTTTGCGCACGCAACTGTCCGGCTGGTGCTATTACCGGCACTGTCAAGAAACCTCATGTCATTGACAAATCTAAATGTATAAAATGCGGTGTCTGCCAGCAGAAATGTAAATTTGGCGCCGTTCTCAAGAAATAA
- the hndD gene encoding NADP-reducing hydrogenase subunit HndC (High confidence in function and specificity), with product MSNDMVNIQINGMPLSVPKGSTILEAARQAGIKIPTLCYLKDINEIGACRMCVVEVKNARSLVAACVYPVNEGMEIFTNTERVRKSRKLTLELILSTHKRECLSCVRSGDCELQRLCRELGVDDAEYFKGDMPVSAVDDSTGVIVRDNSKCVLCRRCSAACSKLQAVGVIGANDRGFDTHIGCVMDRELKDVPCVSCGQCIVACPTGALHEKDDTDKVWAALADPTKHVVVNTAPSVRVTLGECFGMPIGTNVKGKMVAALRRLGFDKVFDTDFTADLTIVEEANELVERIKNGGKMPMITSCSPGWIKFCEYYYPEFIDNLSTCKSPQQMFGAVAKTWYAQKMGIDPKDIFVVSIMPCTAKKFEARRENQAASGYPDIDVALTTRELARMIERAGLDFASLPDEEFDSPLGDSTGAGAIFGATGGVMEAALRTAAETLTGKPLEKVEFNEVRGTEGIKEATYKIGDLELKVAVTSGLANAKRLLDSVKAGEKKYDFIEVMACPGGCVNGGGQPTQPASVRNTVDLKAIRGAALYAEDENLPLRKSHENPTIKALYAEYLGEPGSHKAHEVLHTSYVARKKY from the coding sequence ATGTCTAATGATATGGTTAATATACAAATTAACGGCATGCCTCTTTCCGTGCCGAAGGGCTCAACTATACTCGAGGCGGCGCGGCAGGCAGGCATTAAAATACCGACACTTTGTTACCTCAAGGATATAAATGAAATCGGCGCCTGCAGAATGTGCGTCGTCGAAGTAAAGAATGCGAGATCACTCGTAGCGGCCTGCGTTTACCCAGTTAACGAGGGTATGGAAATATTCACAAACACTGAAAGGGTACGCAAATCCCGCAAATTAACCCTTGAACTCATTCTTTCAACACACAAACGCGAGTGCCTTTCCTGCGTACGCAGCGGAGATTGCGAGCTTCAGAGGCTTTGCCGTGAATTAGGCGTTGATGACGCTGAATATTTCAAAGGCGATATGCCAGTTTCTGCAGTTGACGATTCAACAGGCGTTATTGTCCGCGACAATTCCAAGTGTGTACTTTGCCGCCGTTGCTCTGCTGCATGCTCAAAGCTGCAGGCTGTCGGTGTAATCGGCGCTAACGACCGCGGTTTTGATACACATATCGGCTGCGTTATGGACCGTGAGCTCAAGGATGTTCCTTGCGTATCATGCGGCCAGTGCATAGTGGCCTGCCCGACAGGCGCTTTGCATGAAAAGGACGATACAGATAAGGTTTGGGCAGCTCTTGCTGATCCGACAAAGCATGTTGTTGTCAACACTGCTCCTTCTGTCCGTGTAACCCTCGGTGAATGCTTCGGCATGCCGATCGGTACAAACGTAAAGGGCAAGATGGTTGCGGCTCTCCGCAGGCTCGGTTTTGATAAGGTATTCGATACCGACTTTACTGCTGACCTCACAATCGTTGAGGAAGCTAACGAGCTCGTTGAGCGCATTAAAAACGGCGGAAAGATGCCGATGATTACGTCCTGCTCACCTGGATGGATTAAGTTCTGCGAATATTATTATCCTGAATTTATAGACAACCTTTCAACCTGCAAATCACCTCAACAGATGTTCGGTGCAGTAGCTAAGACATGGTATGCGCAGAAGATGGGCATTGACCCGAAGGATATCTTCGTTGTATCCATCATGCCTTGCACTGCAAAGAAGTTTGAGGCGCGCAGAGAGAATCAGGCAGCTTCAGGCTATCCTGATATCGATGTTGCTCTTACAACACGTGAGCTTGCCCGCATGATCGAGCGTGCTGGACTTGACTTTGCTTCTCTTCCGGATGAGGAATTCGATTCGCCGCTTGGCGATTCAACTGGCGCAGGTGCTATTTTCGGTGCAACCGGAGGCGTTATGGAAGCTGCCCTCCGTACAGCGGCCGAAACCCTCACAGGAAAACCGCTTGAAAAAGTCGAATTCAATGAAGTTCGCGGCACTGAGGGCATTAAAGAGGCAACATACAAGATTGGTGACCTTGAACTTAAAGTTGCGGTCACAAGCGGACTTGCAAACGCGAAACGTCTCCTCGACAGCGTCAAGGCGGGCGAGAAGAAATATGACTTCATCGAAGTCATGGCTTGCCCGGGCGGCTGCGTAAACGGCGGCGGTCAACCGACTCAACCTGCAAGTGTACGCAACACCGTTGACCTTAAGGCTATCCGCGGCGCTGCACTTTACGCTGAGGACGAAAACCTGCCTCTCAGAAAGTCACATGAGAATCCCACTATCAAGGCTCTCTATGCCGAGTATCTTGGGGAGCCGGGAAGCCATAAGGCTCATGAAGTCCTTCACACTTCTTATGTCGCAAGGAAAAAATACTAA
- a CDS encoding EmrB/QacA subfamily drug resistance transporter (High confidence in function and specificity), whose protein sequence is MEITGSKKWLILVITSISTFMATLDSSIVNIALPVISKDLKVSISQIQWVVTSYLLTISMLLLVWGKLSDLYGKKKIFSSGFIIFALGSGMCGLSHTLEFLVISRIVQAIGASAMMSLSQGIVTGTFPPEERGKALGFVGAMVALGNMTGPSLGGILLHFFNWQAIFFINVPIGIIGLIASAIVIPEIFEVQDVKYFDLKGTLLFSFGVLVLFLGLLFVQQGTIPTIYLIPAIIIAAAAFILFVFVEKKSINPLIDPELFKIHEFSYGLVAAYLSFIALISVLFFMPFYLENLLKLSALHASIIISVYPLTTAIVAPISGWLSDKLTYRPLTITGMAAATVSLLLLSTLHRNSPIWEILLLLCLLGFGIATFQSPNNSSVMGSVQRDQLGIAGGINALFRNLGLVSGAAFSVLIYSFSTKSSINSLSGGKFNPSSFIKGFSYIMLFDAVCTFIAMLISVRRTVKKAKEEIQK, encoded by the coding sequence TTGGAAATTACAGGCTCAAAGAAATGGTTGATTCTCGTAATCACATCAATATCAACATTTATGGCAACACTTGATTCAAGCATTGTAAACATCGCTCTTCCGGTAATTTCAAAAGATTTAAAGGTTTCAATCAGCCAGATTCAATGGGTGGTTACAAGTTACCTGCTGACGATATCGATGCTTTTGCTCGTTTGGGGTAAATTGTCCGACCTCTACGGCAAGAAAAAGATATTTTCATCAGGTTTTATAATTTTTGCACTGGGCTCGGGCATGTGCGGATTGTCGCATACGCTTGAGTTTCTCGTAATATCAAGAATTGTGCAGGCCATTGGTGCTTCCGCCATGATGTCACTGAGTCAGGGCATTGTAACCGGTACTTTCCCGCCGGAGGAGCGAGGCAAAGCGCTCGGATTTGTAGGGGCCATGGTTGCGCTCGGCAATATGACCGGCCCGAGTCTCGGCGGAATACTGCTCCACTTTTTCAACTGGCAGGCTATATTCTTCATTAACGTGCCTATCGGCATTATCGGGCTGATAGCGTCGGCTATTGTTATACCTGAAATATTTGAAGTGCAAGATGTAAAATATTTTGACTTAAAGGGCACGTTGCTTTTCAGTTTTGGGGTGCTTGTACTGTTCCTGGGGCTTTTGTTTGTCCAGCAGGGAACAATTCCGACAATATATTTAATACCGGCCATAATTATTGCAGCGGCTGCATTTATTCTTTTTGTTTTTGTTGAGAAGAAGAGTATAAACCCGCTGATTGACCCTGAGCTTTTTAAAATCCACGAGTTTTCTTACGGGCTTGTAGCGGCATATCTGTCATTTATCGCGCTGATTTCGGTGCTATTTTTCATGCCGTTTTATTTGGAGAATCTTCTGAAACTAAGCGCTTTGCATGCGAGCATTATTATCTCTGTTTATCCGTTGACGACTGCGATTGTGGCGCCTATAAGCGGATGGCTGTCCGACAAGCTTACTTACAGGCCGCTCACAATTACCGGAATGGCGGCGGCAACAGTATCTTTGCTTCTGCTTTCGACGCTTCACCGAAATTCGCCTATCTGGGAAATTTTGTTGCTTCTCTGCCTGCTCGGTTTCGGTATAGCGACTTTTCAGTCGCCGAATAACAGCAGCGTAATGGGGAGCGTTCAGCGTGACCAGCTTGGTATAGCAGGCGGTATAAACGCGCTTTTTAGGAATCTCGGATTGGTGTCCGGAGCAGCTTTTTCTGTTTTAATCTATTCATTTTCGACTAAATCGAGCATAAATTCGCTTTCAGGCGGGAAGTTTAACCCCAGTTCCTTCATCAAAGGATTTTCTTATATAATGCTTTTTGACGCTGTATGCACATTCATAGCCATGCTAATAAGCGTTAGACGGACAGTAAAAAAAGCAAAAGAGGAAATTCAGAAATAA
- a CDS encoding putative membrane protein (Hypothetical protein), translating into MNKTLATFSKGVAAGIAVGTAVGMIARPMDVRKRARMKKNAAKTIRAIGEVFSDVQNIIR; encoded by the coding sequence GTGAACAAAACTCTTGCAACCTTTTCGAAAGGTGTAGCTGCAGGTATAGCTGTCGGTACTGCTGTTGGTATGATTGCCCGTCCTATGGATGTGCGCAAACGTGCCCGCATGAAGAAGAATGCAGCAAAAACTATCCGTGCAATAGGTGAAGTTTTTTCAGACGTACAAAATATTATTAGATAA
- a CDS encoding hypothetical protein (High confidence in function and specificity), producing the protein MRLKLIACKVICREISGLIAKSENYIDVTFIRQGYHNEPAKLNEIIKREIDRIDKRIDTHSCNAQGMDFDAILLGFGLCSNGLVGISSERYQIVVPRAHDCVTLLLGSAKEYRRIFDECSGGVYWYSPGWIENCPMPCEKTSQMKYEMYKEKYGVDNAQFLIHSEELNLRNYKRAAYIDTGFKRDEYAQFTKEAADYFGWEYKEYRGDLSLLSDLINGNWDNDRFLIVPKGTHIAQSYDEKIIRAEKGATIN; encoded by the coding sequence TTGAGATTAAAGCTTATTGCCTGCAAAGTTATATGCAGGGAAATATCAGGACTAATTGCTAAAAGTGAAAATTATATAGATGTTACTTTCATAAGGCAGGGGTATCATAACGAGCCGGCAAAACTAAATGAAATAATAAAACGCGAGATTGACCGCATTGATAAACGGATTGACACACATTCATGCAATGCTCAAGGGATGGATTTTGACGCGATTCTTTTGGGCTTTGGGCTATGCTCAAACGGCCTTGTCGGTATTTCATCAGAGAGGTATCAAATCGTGGTACCTCGTGCGCATGACTGCGTGACGCTGCTTCTCGGTTCTGCGAAAGAGTACAGGAGAATATTTGACGAATGCAGCGGCGGCGTCTATTGGTATTCCCCTGGGTGGATAGAAAACTGTCCTATGCCGTGCGAAAAAACGTCACAGATGAAGTACGAGATGTATAAGGAAAAGTACGGCGTCGACAACGCACAGTTTTTAATCCACAGCGAGGAATTGAACCTTCGGAATTACAAGCGTGCCGCATATATTGACACTGGTTTCAAGCGGGATGAATATGCCCAATTTACAAAAGAGGCCGCAGATTATTTCGGCTGGGAGTATAAAGAGTACCGCGGTGATTTATCCTTGCTTTCAGATTTAATAAACGGGAACTGGGACAATGACAGATTCCTTATTGTGCCCAAAGGTACACATATTGCCCAAAGCTATGATGAAAAAATAATAAGGGCAGAAAAGGGCGCTACAATCAATTAG
- a CDS encoding putative membrane protein (Hypothetical protein), with product MVFSALASAFGQYFWKLAGTNNLLLLLVGFALYGIGALCMITAFRFGSFSVLHPMQTLGYVFALFIGLFFLNEALTPQKAIGVLFILFGVAMIGVGDE from the coding sequence ATGGTTTTTTCTGCGCTCGCGTCTGCGTTTGGTCAGTATTTCTGGAAGCTTGCCGGAACAAATAATCTGCTCCTGCTGCTTGTCGGGTTTGCTTTGTACGGCATAGGCGCGTTGTGTATGATTACAGCGTTTAGATTCGGCAGTTTTTCGGTTTTGCACCCAATGCAGACTTTAGGGTATGTTTTTGCACTGTTTATAGGATTATTTTTTTTGAATGAAGCTTTAACGCCGCAGAAGGCCATAGGTGTGCTGTTTATTCTTTTCGGCGTAGCAATGATAGGTGTCGGCGATGAATAA
- a CDS encoding putative membrane protein (Hypothetical protein) — translation MNKIFLIAVIIFMTMLGALGGFFFKRSSAGGSILSIIKNKELYIGGIIYIASALLNIWVLKYMQYSVVLPMTAITYIWTMIISRIVLKEKITVKKAFGVASIIVGAVFLSM, via the coding sequence ATGAATAAGATATTTCTGATAGCAGTTATTATATTTATGACAATGCTTGGGGCTTTGGGCGGATTTTTCTTTAAGCGAAGCAGCGCGGGAGGTTCCATCCTTTCGATTATTAAGAATAAGGAGCTTTATATCGGCGGAATAATCTATATTGCCTCTGCACTGTTAAATATATGGGTCTTAAAGTACATGCAGTATTCAGTCGTACTGCCGATGACAGCGATAACATATATTTGGACAATGATTATCTCAAGGATTGTTCTGAAAGAAAAGATAACGGTGAAAAAGGCGTTCGGTGTAGCGTCGATTATAGTTGGAGCAGTATTTTTAAGTATGTAG
- a CDS encoding extracellular solute-binding protein family 1 (High confidence in function and specificity): protein MKRVRIISTILALTLILGVTAAGCTKASTSKKTRQLVIANWKGYGSDTPYAINTFEKANNCKIVHQYYDSEDGLLNMLKQGGIGKIDVMLPNLGYMQRVIKQNLAEPIDLSKLKNYNDIIEDLRNQKDLRDSNGKVYGIPWVWGTTSIGYNPDKIKEKPTSIAVLWDPKYKGQIAFNDDYTCAVLSAALYLKEKDPYNPNLDKVKEVLIKAKQNSKLLWSSYDDFSKAYTSGSVILGNVWSGAATELKAEGQKIEYIYPEEGTVAWLDTWCIAKNAPNKDLAYKWIDFMTSTEFQKKFTSNPKDQPPIPANKKVFDSMTDEQKKALWVYPSVPTNLVMEKSLPDETTEKWQKLWDEVKAS, encoded by the coding sequence ATGAAAAGAGTCAGAATTATATCGACAATTTTGGCACTGACTTTAATTTTAGGTGTAACAGCCGCTGGATGCACCAAGGCGAGTACAAGCAAAAAGACAAGGCAGCTTGTAATTGCGAATTGGAAAGGGTACGGTTCAGACACGCCCTATGCAATCAACACGTTCGAGAAGGCGAATAACTGCAAAATCGTACATCAGTATTACGATTCCGAAGACGGGCTTTTGAATATGCTCAAACAGGGCGGCATCGGCAAAATCGACGTTATGCTCCCTAATCTCGGTTATATGCAGCGTGTTATAAAGCAAAATTTGGCAGAGCCAATCGATTTATCGAAACTTAAAAATTACAATGATATTATAGAAGATTTAAGAAATCAAAAGGATTTAAGGGACTCAAACGGCAAAGTTTACGGTATTCCGTGGGTATGGGGTACTACCTCAATCGGATATAATCCGGACAAGATTAAGGAAAAGCCTACAAGCATTGCGGTTTTGTGGGATCCAAAATACAAGGGACAAATTGCGTTTAATGATGATTATACCTGTGCAGTGCTTTCTGCTGCGTTGTACCTTAAAGAAAAGGATCCATACAATCCAAACCTCGACAAAGTCAAAGAGGTGCTTATCAAGGCAAAACAGAACAGCAAGCTGCTCTGGTCGAGCTATGATGATTTTTCAAAGGCATATACCTCAGGCTCGGTTATACTTGGCAACGTATGGTCCGGCGCAGCCACAGAGCTTAAAGCCGAAGGCCAAAAGATTGAATACATATATCCTGAAGAGGGTACTGTCGCTTGGCTGGATACCTGGTGCATAGCTAAAAATGCGCCCAACAAGGATCTGGCGTATAAATGGATAGATTTTATGACGTCAACTGAATTCCAGAAGAAGTTCACATCAAATCCAAAGGACCAGCCTCCTATTCCGGCAAACAAAAAGGTGTTTGACTCAATGACCGATGAACAGAAAAAAGCGCTTTGGGTTTATCCGTCAGTCCCGACAAACTTGGTAATGGAGAAGTCACTTCCCGATGAAACCACTGAAAAGTGGCAAAAACTCTGGGATGAAGTAAAGGCTTCCTAA